The following proteins are co-located in the Haloarcula marismortui ATCC 43049 genome:
- a CDS encoding DUF5518 domain-containing protein: MAEGDTFVNAVIGAVATALLSGFVPLAPLLGGGIAGYLEGGERDDGVRVGLLSGVVGLAISLVFFVVVFVFLAAFLAFVPEALGVFGAVGLLVLVLGTVMTAAYFLGLSALGGWLGNYVKHDTTIGN, translated from the coding sequence ATGGCAGAGGGAGACACGTTCGTCAACGCCGTCATCGGTGCCGTCGCAACCGCTCTGCTGAGTGGATTCGTCCCGCTTGCGCCGCTACTCGGTGGTGGCATCGCCGGCTATCTCGAAGGCGGCGAGCGAGACGACGGCGTCCGTGTCGGATTGCTGTCCGGCGTCGTCGGGCTGGCGATATCGCTGGTCTTCTTCGTGGTCGTGTTCGTCTTTCTGGCCGCATTTCTGGCATTTGTGCCCGAAGCACTGGGCGTGTTCGGCGCGGTGGGACTGCTCGTGCTCGTCCTCGGAACAGTCATGACGGCTGCGTATTTCCTCGGCTTGAGCGCGCTCGGCGGCTGGCTGGGTAACTACGTCAAGCACGACACAACCATCGGCAATTGA
- the rpsB gene encoding 30S ribosomal protein S2 — MSGNEKEGLDASDSDFDPSDEDDEAVDAETETEAEQPADDAEEATEAEPTDDESEADEAAGPQLDEDVMPDEQSEADLLIPVEDYLGAGVHIGTQQKTQDMERFIHRVRTDGLYVLDVSMTDERIRTAADFLSNYEPEQILAASSRQYGRFPAEKFAEAIGARVRTGRFIPGTLTNPDYDGYIEPDIVVVTDPIGDAQAVKEAITVGIPVIAMCDSNNTTSNVDLVVPTNNKGRKALSVVYWLLANETLDRRGAEPTYGLDDFESDI; from the coding sequence ATGAGCGGCAACGAAAAAGAAGGTCTCGACGCGTCCGATTCCGACTTCGACCCGTCCGACGAGGACGACGAAGCGGTCGACGCGGAGACCGAAACGGAAGCCGAACAGCCCGCCGACGACGCCGAAGAGGCGACAGAGGCCGAACCAACTGACGATGAAAGCGAGGCCGACGAGGCCGCCGGCCCACAGCTGGACGAGGACGTCATGCCCGACGAGCAGTCGGAAGCTGACCTCCTCATCCCCGTCGAGGACTACCTCGGCGCCGGTGTCCACATCGGGACCCAGCAGAAGACCCAGGACATGGAGCGGTTCATCCACCGCGTCCGGACCGACGGGCTCTACGTGCTGGACGTCTCGATGACTGACGAGCGTATCCGCACCGCCGCGGACTTCCTGTCCAACTACGAGCCGGAGCAGATCCTGGCCGCATCGTCGCGCCAGTACGGCCGGTTCCCGGCCGAGAAGTTCGCCGAAGCGATCGGCGCGCGCGTCCGCACCGGCCGGTTCATCCCCGGCACGCTGACCAACCCCGACTACGACGGCTACATCGAGCCTGACATCGTGGTCGTCACCGACCCGATCGGTGATGCCCAGGCTGTCAAGGAGGCCATCACGGTCGGCATCCCAGTCATCGCGATGTGTGACTCCAACAACACCACGTCGAACGTCGACCTGGTCGTCCCGACGAACAACAAGGGGCGCAAGGCGCTGTCGGTCGTCTACTGGCTGCTGGCCAACGAGACGCTCGACCGCCGCGGTGCCGAGCCGACGTACGGACTCGACGACTTCGAGTCCGACATCTAA
- a CDS encoding DUF5518 domain-containing protein: MRESVTNAGIGALVTVALSFVPFSSVAGGAVAAANHGGSYRTGLWLGTLAGACAMVPLLALFIPALYIAGLLGFGIPPGAPGYDLFLALVFAFFLLYTVGLSALGGLGGVWISAHTDWDLDANRWL; encoded by the coding sequence ATGCGTGAGTCGGTGACCAACGCCGGTATCGGGGCGCTCGTCACGGTTGCGCTGTCGTTCGTTCCCTTTTCGTCGGTGGCTGGGGGTGCCGTGGCCGCGGCGAACCACGGCGGCAGCTACCGAACCGGGCTCTGGTTGGGGACGCTGGCTGGCGCTTGTGCGATGGTCCCTTTGCTCGCCCTCTTCATCCCGGCGCTGTACATCGCCGGCCTCCTCGGGTTCGGGATTCCGCCCGGCGCACCGGGGTACGACTTGTTTCTGGCGCTCGTGTTCGCGTTCTTTCTGTTGTACACTGTCGGTCTCAGCGCTCTCGGTGGTCTCGGCGGCGTCTGGATATCGGCACACACCGACTGGGACCTAGACGCCAACCGCTGGCTCTGA